GCAACCACTTTTGCAGCTTGGCGTCTGTGTTGACTTGTAATTCGCTTAGATTCCACAGTTTATTGACGAAATAGCCAAAAAGGGGAAGTTGTAGAACTAGTTCAAGAACTACAAACCAGTACAGCCATTCTGGTTTCTCtgacagaagaaaatcgtGTTGCTTTGTAATGTGGTTATGGACGATCTTTTGCGCAATCGCCAATTGCCATTTTGCAGGGATGACCACTGATGAGTCAATGAATACCGTGATAGGAATGTGAACGATGAAGTACCACAAGTAGAACTGTTGCTCACGACGACCTAGCTTCATTATCTCCGATTACTTTCTCTGTATGGTTCTGCTCAGGTAGGGAGGCTTCTTTCTCGTGCTTGTTTCGAGtgattcttctttttatatctGGCTATTCGTATCCTGTGCAAAAGCCGATAATTGTTTAccatattttgaaattctttttttcttaaacGATATGCAAATTATTGATTCTTTTAAATGTTTCTACGTAATACTTAGACTACTTTACAATACACTACATGGGAGAAAAGGGCCGAGAAACGGCCACTGCCTTATTTGCGTTTCTTCctcatttcttttattttcttgtaatGTGCCTTTCTACCACTAGTGGACTTCTCCTGAATTTCGCTATATTTACGTTTGAAGTACTTGTTCGAGGTCTCGTCGCCCATAAGTGTTTCCAAAATAGTAgactttctttcttttttgttcataCGACTACTGTAGAACTCACTCTTATCTTCAACTATAGTCCCAATGGCAAACCTCTCTGGAACTTCCCAACGCTGCTTTTTGTAGTGCCTCTTTGGATCCAGAGCGGATCTATGTTTGATCAGCAGTAAATCTCGTTGCACTTCACGACGCATGTTATCATCTGGCTTTGGTAAGGAGAACCAATCACTATCGTCTTTGTTACTCTTCTTGGAACTTCCTTGCTCTTTTGTCTGAACACTCGGCAACTGacttttcttcgtctttTTCTTAGCCAAGACATCGAATCCATTCTCCAACTTGGGGAGCTTCTTTAGACCAGcctcaatttcttggaatttaCTTTCAGTGTCtacttcatcatcattcttGTCAATTTGCAAAACATCCTCTTGTTCGAAAGTATCTTGCTTCTTCGTAGCACTTTTCGCTTCCAAACTCGCACTAGCATCTCTTAATGCTCCGAATAGCTCTTCTACACTCTGATCCATTTTATCCCTTCCTTGTCCCTTACCTTTTCTTATAAAGAAACTTTGTCATCTCATCGCATTTTCTGTCTGTTTCtatcttttattttattctgctgaaaaatttttgttaGGCCGGCACTAAGCACGAATCCTGACAAAAAGGAAGGATGtctaaagaaaagggcATGGTGTGAAAGGAGGAGTTGCGTTGTCGACTGACCTAGCTGCCCCCAATGGAACCGGAACAATGAAATTCGAAGAACTATTGGCAACTGATAAACAAGTGCAATTCGCTCATGCGGCTACTCAACACTACAAAAGTATCAAAACCCcagattttttggagaaaGATCCACATCACAAGAAATTTCACAATACCGAAGTTTTGAATCCACAAGGGTCTTCAGCTCCATCTACTGCCGCCGATGCAAATCCGACCTCCACTTTCTCCAGTCACACCAATAACTCAACATTCAAAAGACACATTGTTGCCGTAGATGATATATCGAAAATGAACTAtgaaatgataaaaaattctcCAGGGAATGTGGTAACCAACGCCAATCAGGATGAGATTGATATAAGTACTCTCAAGACGAGGTTGTACAAAGATAACCTCTACACTATGAATGACAAGTTTCTACAGGCTGTTAATGATCAAATTGTAATACTAAATGAAGCGGAACAAGGTCAAGAGACTGAGGATATCGGTTTACCAGAcggtgaaaaaattgatataCTAAccaaaattcaagaaagccTACTCGAAGAGTATGAAACACTTTCacagaaagaaagaaaatggtttattttgaaagaactaCTACTGGATGCCAATGTAGAACTAGATCTGTTTAGCAATCGTGGTAGGAAGGCAGATCACCCAATCGCATTCGGGGCAGTAGCCATACCAACGAACGTTAATGCAAATTCCCTAGCATTCAACAGAACgaagagaaggaaaatcAGTAAAAATGGTCTGTCAGAGAACATTTTGTAAGCAAAAATTCACACGAAACCCCAGTTTTACATCCAAATGCATATTCATTTAGGTATATAATGtatatttgagaaaaaaattcatacATCGAACATCTTaagaacagaaaaaaaaaaaaatcagctCGGCTTGACCATATTTTGCCATTCGACTCCTGATTTACTGACCATCTCCCGCACCACTTTCGATGGTACATAAAATGGATTATGTTTCTTCGTCTTTCTTGTGTGCTCCTCTGTTTGCCTCTCGACCTCAAGTTCCTGAACTAGCTTCAcattgaaaatcaaaaaatcctCCACATTGTCATCGTAATCTTGCAATTCCACCTCAAAGGGTTCAAAATATGTGCCGCACCCCAAGTCCACGTACTGCAATTCTTGTTTGTCTACCTCGCTGCCCCGACAATTATCGGAAGTGTTTCCAATGGGGTTGCtactttcatcatcaagCATATCCATTAACTCCGTCCTGAGTAAATCCAACATGCATCAACAAAAGGATCGACTACGactatttatttttgagTTTTAAAGGACGTGCATATGcacgtatatatatacatatatatatatatacatatatatatatatatatatatatttaccaCCACTCTTCGCTTTTTTTTAGAGGCTGCATCCATTGTGCACATAGTTATCCTGGTAGGATTGTAAGTCGAGGAGTTGGAGATTTAACCATTTACGCAACAACCGCGTTTCTACTTTAGGCATAGAATTTCGCGCATCCCCCCCTTAGTGAcaacaaatattttaataTTAATGACTCCGATGTTGTTGGTCGTGACCGTGATCAGGATCAGGATCAGGATCACGTTCTTGACCCCGGTTTTTTAACAGAGCCGGGGGTGAATAGGCACACCGTTTATCTAAAAGGTTCATAATCATAGATTGATCTTTCAAGATAGTATTGTATGTATCAACACCACCGTATCTACTTGTGGTAAAGCGCAAAATATCACCAGTGTTACCACGGTTCAAAACCTCTATGTGGTCCAGTAGTATCTCGTACGGATTTGTTCGAGGGCGTGGTAATGCTCCCCTATGAATGTTGAATCGATGTTTAATTTTCCACATCTGAGATTCTAATTCAGCATAGTTGCGACGTCTCGAGTCCAATTCTGACTGTGTATTTGGTTTAGCTTCGTAGTATAATTGTCTATGTAAATCTTGGTATTCTTTGGTGAACATGGAATGGTTTGACCGCAATTGCAACTCCAAACTGCTTGTGGTATAGGGCCTTCTCGTATCATTAGGTTTATCTCCGCTCGATCTTTTAGTCGAGAATCTCCTAATAAAATGTGGCACAGCGACAATTCCGAATTTCTCCAAGGGTTTTGTGGGTTTTGTAGAACCTCTTTTATCGATTCCAAGGCAAGAAAAATCGTCTTCATCGGCCAAGTATTCATCTTCAACTGTACGTTTCATATCATCAGGGAAATACTTGTCATTGTAGCCCATATCCGCCTTAATCGGAgaatttgtttgtttttgacCACCAGATACATTTATGTCACAATTGCTGATGTACTCTGCACCCAAATATAGTTTCTCTAAATCTGCTGGTAGAGCAGGATCATTAGCGCCCAATGGGCTTGCCATCGAAAACCGCTGCGTTAAACTTATATAGGAACCCTCCTTTGTATTTTTGTCTACTCGGTTTGTGGCTATATCTTCGTTCTTGCAATCAATATCGGCATGATCCTGACCGCTATTAATTCCTGAACCGACATTCATTCCACCGCCAATTCTGTTGTCCAACATTGACAATGCGTGCTCACACCTGCCACCATTTATTGACAGTCCACTTAATGTCAGTAACCTCGTATAAAATCCATATAAGAAGTTTAAATTTGAGCATGGAACATCATACTTTTTTGCCAAAGTAATCGGTTGATGTAAAAGGATTTGAGCTGGATATTCGAATCGATGATAAAAGCAATATGGTTCAAAGGGCAGAGATAAATATTCCGGGTGCTCATTTGCAGTAGAATTAATAAGTTGCAACTTTTTGCTCTCACAATATTTCacaattttctcaaaattgaTCTCATCCTCACCTTGAGCTTTTACTTGTAGAAATCTAACTACTTTATTTCCACATTGCGCAAAGCAAATTCCAAAAAGTTCTTGTACTAGGTCTCTGAAAATAATCTCAGTTGACTTATTTTCTAACATTTTCTCGTAATCAAATTGTTCATAGATAATGGAAAGGATATTCAAcgaaatttttggaatgaTCACTTCCCACATTTTCAAAGCCATTTGCCTTGAGTCCAATATCAATTTAGATTTTATCCATTTTGTAACATTCAATTCCAGGAGGAACCTGTTAACATTTGAATCCTTTGTCCCTTGCAATTCTAACGAAGCTGCTCTCGTATTTTCCAACACATCCAACTCTGTTCCAAAATTACTGTCACAATAAGTTAGTCCCAAAGTGATTATACATTGATCATCATTAACTAATGCATATGATCCGAGTGACAGCTGTCTGCACTCGACCTCGCATGAAATCGAAAGAACGCATTTACACTTACCCCCAAAATACCTTATCGCAACTGGTTCTAATTCACAACCGAAGTCTGTACTAACAAGTACAGTTGTGTTTTCACTTGTAAAATCAGAGAGCAACTCGCAGATTGTTTCAAAAGCTTGGAGAGAAATTGCAGAGACTAACATAATGTCAATTGAATATTTATTTGCACCGTCTTCTTTTAATTTATCAGGCAGTTCTCTGATATCCTTAGTGAAAATGTTTGGCGTATAAAAATTGGCGCCTAGCTTGGTGGATTTCCACGCAACTAATCCGTCACTGGATACATATTGCGACACCAGTACTATGAAAGAGTTGCCTAAACTTAGCCTCCATCCTAAAAATTGTGCTGCTGGTGTTTCTCCAactgtcaaaaaaaaaatcagtaAACGTTAGTAAATTTGCGTTCGAGCAGTTTTCTGTCTATTTATTTGCATACCTATTAAGCACTTTAATTGGTTTCCTTCCATAACTAATGAGAGTTCTAGCctttaaaagaaagaaaggacTTAGAAACCGGTTCAAACTAATATGTGTATTATGCGTATACGTGTATGTATGCGCGTAATTGATGTAATACGAAGTGTCGTACTATTataatcatttttattctttcctttttttctttttctgatCCTTAATTACTGAcacaaaatgaaagaagCGGCAATTTGAGAAGGAAAACCGAAAAAGCGGCTCTTGGAGTTATCATGATTATGACTATGACTATGATTATGatgattattattattattattattattattattattattattattattacagGTCACTCACTATTCTAGGTCTATATCGTAAATAAGAGTTGTGTCGGTAGAATTACCTTGCCAACCTCTATTGCCACTAGTACTAATTATAAATCTTGAAGTTGGGTCTAGGTAAAGATTTGATATGATACCACCGTGGTGGCCAGGAACAATGAGGAACGGCACCTTTGAACTTTTTGTAGCGGGGTTCGAAGCAACCACCGCGAGTTCCACATTATACAGTCTGATATTGTCCCTCGATGCGCATAGTATGTGTTTGTCATTGGGCATAGCTTTCACGCAAGAGACAGGACCTGAAATAGATGGCAACTTAAAATTATGCATTGGTTTCGAGGGCATTTTCAAGTCAAACTGTTCCACGCAGGCATTTCTTCTCCCCGCATACACATGATCACCATCTACACTCCAACACGCTGACAGACACCATGGTGGGACGCCCGGTCCTCTTTCCAGAGACAATGCCGGCGACTGCGTCGTGCGTCGGTCCCAAATATACATGGAACCATTCAATCCGGAAGTCATAAACACGGATTCGTCATAGACTatattcaaagattcttttgaaatctgtTCTTTGTTTCCTTCATCACGAGAGGTGTCATCTGTTTTGATGGGGTCGTTGTCAACATCTTGcttttcgtcttcgtcttcatcaccAAATAGGGAATCCATATCGTCATCGGCGTTTTCATTCTCCTTGCCGCTGTTGACGTTACTGCATACATCCACTGAGGAATACAGTGGACGCATTTCCAAAGACGACAATTCGGATCTTGATTTTCTAAATTCGTTGACAATGTCACCTGTTTGCAGGTCCCATTCCAAAAGACGCTTGTCCCAAGAGCCACTCAAAAACCTGCTCTCTTGACCGTTGAGTTTCAGGATATTGACGATTTGGCTGTGACCGTTCCTGCCCTTGAAGTAGTGCGCTATGCTCCCCTCCATGTACCGAACGCCCTGCATGGTAATTCCACCATTTTGTAGCCCACTTAATATGAAGAGACACTCACTTTGTACTTCCAGGGAGTGAACAGGACTTACCTTGGGCTCGTAATCTGTCTTGTGCGCCGAGAATTTCatttctgattttttctgcGGAATCTCATTTTCCCAATATGACTGCAGTATACCGGCGTTCTGGATGGATTCAGTCAACGAATGCTTCTGCAAGATCGTCAGGGAAAGTTTCCCCTCAAGAGAGTTTAGCAGGTCGTACTTCCTGATGTAGCCGTCGCTACCACCCAAGAACAGATACTTAAGACCTCTAGAAACAGCTAGAGCATTGACGTGCGTTTGGATGGGTATGGCTGCCGTGGGGTAGATACTGTACGAATCAGCAATCTGCGCGGCACGCAACATGTGTTTATAGTACTCGTAGACTTCTCCCTTGACAGAGGCCTCGTGTGCagacgaagaagaaccCCGCGACTCTTGCGCCCCGCCAACATCGTTCACTTCATTCTCTTCGGATCCGACTTTACTAGAAGCGTCTGCAGCATCAGCAGGCTTTTGGTCGGCACGCTGGTCATCCATTGGCACATTAGTCTTCTCCACTTTCTCGGCAACATCCTCGCCATCGTCGTCGTCTTGATCCTCATCGTCTTCCTgttcgtcttcatcatcgtcatcgtcgtcatcaccatcatcgtTCCCCTCGAGGTCCTGCTTAGAGTCGTTTTCCAATCCGCTCAGCATCTCTTCATCGTCCTCCTCATCGTCCACCACCTGGTTGTTGTTCAGAATATCGTCAACCTCGTCCATCTCTTGATCACAGAAGAAACCGACCCTATAATGTAC
This genomic window from Saccharomyces kudriavzevii IFO 1802 strain IFO1802 genome assembly, chromosome: 12 contains:
- the OSW2 gene encoding Osw2p (similar to Saccharomyces cerevisiae OSW2 (YLR054C); ancestral locus Anc_8.50), which gives rise to MEGNQLKCLIVGETPAAQFLGWRLSLGNSFIVLVSQYVSSDGLVAWKSTKLGANFYTPNIFTKDIRELPDKLKEDGANKYSIDIMLVSAISLQAFETICELLSDFTSENTTVLVSTDFGCELEPVAIRYFGGKCKCVLSISCEVECRQLSLGSYALVNDDQCIITLGLTYCDSNFGTELDVLENTRAASLELQGTKDSNVNRFLLELNVTKWIKSKLILDSRQMALKMWEVIIPKISLNILSIIYEQFDYEKMLENKSTEIIFRDLVQELFGICFAQCGNKVVRFLQVKAQGEDEINFEKIVKYCESKKLQLINSTANEHPEYLSLPFEPYCFYHRFEYPAQILLHQPITLAKKYDVPCSNLNFLYGFYTRLLTLSGLSINGGRCEHALSMLDNRIGGGMNVGSGINSGQDHADIDCKNEDIATNRVDKNTKEGSYISLTQRFSMASPLGANDPALPADLEKLYLGAEYISNCDINVSGGQKQTNSPIKADMGYNDKYFPDDMKRTVEDEYLADEDDFSCLGIDKRGSTKPTKPLEKFGIVAVPHFIRRFSTKRSSGDKPNDTRRPYTTSSLELQLRSNHSMFTKEYQDLHRQLYYEAKPNTQSELDSRRRNYAELESQMWKIKHRFNIHRGALPRPRTNPYEILLDHIEVLNRGNTGDILRFTTSRYGGVDTYNTILKDQSMIMNLLDKRCAYSPPALLKNRGQERDPDPDPDHGHDQQHRSH
- the SPT8 gene encoding SAGA complex subunit SPT8 (similar to Saccharomyces cerevisiae SPT8 (YLR055C); ancestral locus Anc_8.43); translated protein: MDEVDDILNNNQVVDDEEDDEEMLSGLENDSKQDLEGNDDGDDDDDDDEDEQEDDEDQDDDDGEDVAEKVEKTNVPMDDQRADQKPADAADASSKVGSEENEVNDVGGAQESRGSSSSAHEASVKGEVYEYYKHMLRAAQIADSYSIYPTAAIPIQTHVNALAVSRGLKYLFLGGSDGYIRKYDLLNSLEGKLSLTILQKHSLTESIQNAGILQSYWENEIPQKKSEMKFSAHKTDYEPKVSPVHSLEVQSECLFILSGLQNGGITMQGVRYMEGSIAHYFKGRNGHSQIVNILKLNGQESRFLSGSWDKRLLEWDLQTGDIVNEFRKSRSELSSLEMRPLYSSVDVCSNVNSGKENENADDDMDSLFGDEDEDEKQDVDNDPIKTDDTSRDEGNKEQISKESLNIVYDESVFMTSGLNGSMYIWDRRTTQSPALSLERGPGVPPWCLSACWSVDGDHVYAGRRNACVEQFDLKMPSKPMHNFKLPSISGPVSCVKAMPNDKHILCASRDNIRLYNVELAVVASNPATKSSKVPFLIVPGHHGGIISNLYLDPTSRFIISTSGNRGWQGNSTDTTLIYDIDLE
- the EMA19 gene encoding Ema19p (similar to Saccharomyces cerevisiae YLR050C; ancestral locus Anc_8.60), with the translated sequence MKLGRREQQFYLWYFIVHIPITVFIDSSVVIPAKWQLAIAQKIVHNHITKQHDFLLSEKPEWLYWFVVLELVLQLPLFGYFVNKLWNLSELQVNTDAKLQKWLRIYGWNASLTTLICIIVIFKRGYIPDDVLKTSLTMTQKCQLASVYLPTFFIPLRLCSV
- the FCF2 gene encoding Fcf2p (similar to Saccharomyces cerevisiae FCF2 (YLR051C); ancestral locus Anc_8.54), whose amino-acid sequence is MDQSVEELFGALRDASASLEAKSATKKQDTFEQEDVLQIDKNDDEVDTESKFQEIEAGLKKLPKLENGFDVLAKKKTKKSQLPSVQTKEQGSSKKSNKDDSDWFSLPKPDDNMRREVQRDLLLIKHRSALDPKRHYKKQRWEVPERFAIGTIVEDKSEFYSSRMNKKERKSTILETLMGDETSNKYFKRKYSEIQEKSTSGRKAHYKKIKEMRKKRK
- the NRS1 gene encoding Nrs1p (similar to Saccharomyces cerevisiae YLR053C; ancestral locus Anc_8.51), with amino-acid sequence MDMLDDESSNPIGNTSDNCRGSEVDKQELQYVDLGCGTYFEPFEVELQDYDDNVEDFLIFNVKLVQELEVERQTEEHTRKTKKHNPFYVPSKVVREMVSKSGVEWQNMVKPS
- the IES3 gene encoding Ies3p (similar to Saccharomyces cerevisiae IES3 (YLR052W); ancestral locus Anc_8.53), which produces MKFEELLATDKQVQFAHAATQHYKSIKTPDFLEKDPHHKKFHNTEVLNPQGSSAPSTAADANPTSTFSSHTNNSTFKRHIVAVDDISKMNYEMIKNSPGNVVTNANQDEIDISTLKTRLYKDNLYTMNDKFLQAVNDQIVILNEAEQGQETEDIGLPDGEKIDILTKIQESLLEEYETLSQKERKWFILKELLLDANVELDLFSNRGRKADHPIAFGAVAIPTNVNANSLAFNRTKRRKISKNGLSENIL